The genomic segment CTTCCTAATGCACCGAGCAAAGCAATCATGACACTGAACAGCGGTAACGCTTCACCAACATGACTACTCATGGTTGGCTGAACCATAACAAACAAACCGACAAGACACAGTGCAATACAGAGCATGGTGGAACGCTGAATGGTTTCTTTCAGTACAAGAAGTCCCAATAGCGCGGTAAAGACCGGATGGACATACTGCAAAATGGTCGCTTCCGCTAAAGGCAAAGTGGTAATGGAGTAGTAGACACACATCAAGGCAGCGCTGCCAACCGCGCCCCGAGCAAACAGTAATGGCTTATTGTGCCCCCAAATAGAGATCCCCTTGCGCTTTACATCCATATAACTGATCACCAACGACACTAAAGCCCGCGCTGCGACAATTTCAAAAACCGGGATCCCATATTGGCTGACGTATTTCACACAGGCAGACATAAAAGCAAAACCCATGGCGGAGAGCAGAATAAATCTAAGTCCGATGGGGACTTGAGATAGGGATAAATGGGGCATCATTACATTACCAACCTTGCAAAATATGAGAGCGAGCATGAGATCACTCGCTGCTGATAGAAAATAACTTGGTATCCCAACGACCTTAAGATATTGATACCGCTGTTACCATCAACACGAGACCGCTCAGTGTAGCGCAACTTCCATCAAAAAAGTCACTAATCTACTGATCGACTAACTAGCTAGCCAACCAACGCCATAATTAACACTCCATTTATGCTGTTCCCATGATGCTCTTAACCCAAGGCACATGCGAACCCAAGGCACATACGAAATAGTTGGTTGACTTAATTTGATAATCAAACTAAATTTACAGTCAAATATTTTGATTATCAAACAAAGGATTGTAACCCGATGGTCCAAACTTCCCACAATCATAACTTTACCGCCTACAACAAGCAGGGCGAAAAGCGCACGCTCTATGTTCTTTTGCTCACCGTCGTGACGATGGTGATCGAAATCGTTGCCGGTACGGTTTACGGCTCAATGGCTCTGCTTGCTGATGGATGGCATATGGGGACACACGCCGCGGCGTTTTGTATTACGCTGTTTGCCTATCACTATGCCAGAAGATACAGCGACAGTGACCGCTTCTCTTTTGGCACCGGAAAAGTAAGTGTACTGGGCGGATACACCAGCGCTATCGCACTGGGTATTGTCGCGATTCTGATGTTTGTTGAGTCGGTGCACCGCTTGCTGAATCCACAAGTGATTCAATTTAACGAAGCGATATTGGTCGCCATTATTGGACTCAGTGTCAATGTCGCCAGTATGTTTTTACTTGGACATCACGATGATCACGGTCATTCCCATCATCACGGTCACGCTCACAACCATGATCATGACCATCATCATCACCAAGATCACAACCTAAAAGCCGCATATATGCATGTCCTCGCTGATGCCTTGACTTCGGTATTGGCAATTATTGCTCTGCTGTTTGGTAAATTTTATGGTTGGCATTGGCTCGATGCCATTATGGGCATGGTGGGCGCTGTGGTGATCAGTAAATGGACGTTCAACCTAATCAAGCAAACCAGCCCAATTTTATTGGATGAAAGCATCGATAAAGCCTATCGAGAGGCCATCGTTGAAACTATCCAGCCCCATGGAACGATCACCGACCTGCATATCTGGAAAGTCAGCAGCGATCACTACAGTGCAGCCATTAGTATCGACAGTCGCGATTCGCTTACCCATCAAGACTATAAGAAAATGCTGGCTAAATTTGATAAGATTCATCATCTAACGTTGGAAGTTTACGCCTCAAGCCTATGCAAAATATAGAAAAGCTCAACCAATTACTGACTGAATTTTATGACAAGATGTCCTCTTGGGAGCAATCTGTCGTCAAAGAAACTGGCTACTCACTGGCTCAGGTTCACACCATCGAAGTATTGGGGTCGCACGGCGCTATGCGCATGAAAGAACTCGCAGAGAAGCTCGGGATCACCACTGGCACACTCACGGTACAAATCGACAAGTTAGTACAAGCAGAATTGATTGAACGAGGCGCTCATCCCAACGATAGACGCGCCATCGTGGTGAGCTTGACCGAGCAAGGGCAAGCGATCCACCGTCACCACAATCAACTCCATCTCAGCTTGGTTCAAGAGTTAACGCGTCACCTCGAACCAGAACAAGAAAAAGTGCTGGCTCATTGCTTAGAAACGATGAATCGAGAGTTTTAACGTCATGACTTGCAATACAAAGTTCATACTCTAACTCTCGGTTTGCTCGCCTGCTACTTTCTACCTTGCCGTAATTACTATAATATCTCCCTAGGCCAACCATTAAGATAATACAATATGACTATCAATTACACAGAGGCAGCTTCTGAGCTGCTAAGCCGCCGTGTGGCGGGTACTAAGGCTGCACGCCTAAATGAAGACATTCGCCCTATCACTATTGAAGATGCGCTTAATGTGCACTCTGCAATGATTGAGCTGCGTAGCGATAAAGTAGGTGGATGGAAGTGTTTACAACCGCTTGCTGAAAACAAATACGTGGTTGCACCTATCTTCGCAGATACCGTGAATAAAGGTGAAACTTGTGAGCTATTTGCTGACAACGGTGTTGCTCGTATCGAACCAGAAATTGCTTTTGTTCTTGGACAAGATCTTCCTGCACGCGCGGAAGGTTATACACCAGCAGAGATCGATGCCGCGATCGGTTCTTGCCATATGGCTCTTGAGCTAATGCAATCACGTTTTGCTGAAAACAGCGACGCCGAGTTCTTTGAAAAACTGGCGGATTGCCTAGTCAACCAAGGTCTATTTATCGGTCCAGAAATCGCGCGTGACAAAGCGTATGCCGCTGCAACTATCGCCATTACTGTTTCACAAGGTGACGATGTTCAGACCTTCGACGGCAAGCACCCAAATGAACTGGCACAAAACCCAGTTTACTGGTTAATCGACTTTATGACTCGCCGTGGCACTAGCTTCAGCGCTGGCGAAGCGGTTATCACAGGCTCTTACTGTGGCATCGTTGAAGTGGCATTTGATAAGCCAACAAGCATCAAATACCAAGGTATTGGTGAGTATCAAGTGACCTTTAGCGCTAAAGCGTAGTCGTCGAATATTTATAAAAAAAGCAGTCGGTACAAGGTATCGACTGCTTTTTTTTTGCGCCACAATCTACAACATGCCACCACTCTAATCCAATTTTAAGATCTCTTGAGTGAGCCAATTGATACCAGGTTGATGGTCATAGAGTTTGTGGCTGAGAATACTTAACGACAACTCAGGGATCCCCTCCGGCAACTCAACTATCTTGAGCGGTAACATCTCAATCAATTGTGTGGCAATACGCAATGGCACACAAAAAAGCAACCCCGAACTGGCACTGATTCTGGCGCAAACCGAGTAGCTTTGTGCAACAAACTGAATAGTTCGATGCATCCTCTGTTTTTGCAACCAATCATCAATCGCATCATAAGCACTACCCACGATGGGCAGATGAACTTGTGGTTGACTAACAAACTCTCTTAAACCAAGGCGATCAGGGATATCCTTGTGATCGGCAATCACACCGACAAAAGGATCACTTAACCAAGGGCGACGATTAAAGTTACTGGAAACATACTGAACATTATCAACCCCAACATACAGATCCAGTCGACCACTTTCCACTCGCTCCATTTTGACGTCCTCAGAGTTGATATCCACCGAGATGCGAACATTGGGCGCTTGGTGACTAAATTTATTTGCTAGTTGCGGCATGGCAAAAAATTCAAAGTAATCACACGCACCAATATAAAACGTTTGTGAATCTATCGCCGGATTGAAATTCATCTGCACTTGCAATGAGCGCT from the Vibrio hippocampi genome contains:
- a CDS encoding DMT family transporter is translated as MPHLSLSQVPIGLRFILLSAMGFAFMSACVKYVSQYGIPVFEIVAARALVSLVISYMDVKRKGISIWGHNKPLLFARGAVGSAALMCVYYSITTLPLAEATILQYVHPVFTALLGLLVLKETIQRSTMLCIALCLVGLFVMVQPTMSSHVGEALPLFSVMIALLGALGSSIAYVIVRKLSQTEDSSVIIFYFPLVAFPISMILIWDEFVWPSLFMVVMLILVGIFTQVGQYGLTKAMQTQAAGSASAYSYIQIVFSALLGVWVFNEIPSLWTYVGGGLIVTGALINVFGPKLLFKRRDQV
- a CDS encoding hydratase gives rise to the protein MTINYTEAASELLSRRVAGTKAARLNEDIRPITIEDALNVHSAMIELRSDKVGGWKCLQPLAENKYVVAPIFADTVNKGETCELFADNGVARIEPEIAFVLGQDLPARAEGYTPAEIDAAIGSCHMALELMQSRFAENSDAEFFEKLADCLVNQGLFIGPEIARDKAYAAATIAITVSQGDDVQTFDGKHPNELAQNPVYWLIDFMTRRGTSFSAGEAVITGSYCGIVEVAFDKPTSIKYQGIGEYQVTFSAKA
- a CDS encoding LysR family transcriptional regulator; translated protein: MSVDFDHLKILVALDEERNITRAAKRLYVSQSAASHNLAKLRERLNDPLFIRTASGMEPTPFVQQMLPILRQGIATIERSLQVQMNFNPAIDSQTFYIGACDYFEFFAMPQLANKFSHQAPNVRISVDINSEDVKMERVESGRLDLYVGVDNVQYVSSNFNRRPWLSDPFVGVIADHKDIPDRLGLREFVSQPQVHLPIVGSAYDAIDDWLQKQRMHRTIQFVAQSYSVCARISASSGLLFCVPLRIATQLIEMLPLKIVELPEGIPELSLSILSHKLYDHQPGINWLTQEILKLD
- a CDS encoding MarR family winged helix-turn-helix transcriptional regulator, which codes for MQNIEKLNQLLTEFYDKMSSWEQSVVKETGYSLAQVHTIEVLGSHGAMRMKELAEKLGITTGTLTVQIDKLVQAELIERGAHPNDRRAIVVSLTEQGQAIHRHHNQLHLSLVQELTRHLEPEQEKVLAHCLETMNREF